Genomic window (Nitrospirales bacterium LBB_01):
AACCGGAAACCTGCTTCTTACAGTTAATGAGCCGTCTGCTTTGGTTCTGACTATAGCGCCTATGGCCTCGGCTAATTTTATCAGAGCATCTATCGGGTAATCATTGGTGCTGAATTCGCTTATCCAGTAATCGTCACACTCCCAGGTGAGTAAGGGCGAATAATTATTCGCCCCTACAATTTCTGCTGCTATTTCAGAGGCGTAACGATTGTAGTAAGTGTCTGATAATTTTGAGGCAAAGCCTTTTGCCAGTATTGCCGGTTTTTGACGTCCCCAGATGTTTATATTGGCACTGCCGTCCGGCGTTGCTGATTCTTTCTTTTCTCTGGTCTCAAGATAAAACTCATAATTGATAATAGGGGAATCTCCTTTAGGGGAAATGGTAAACTTAATCCGTAATTGTCCATAATTTGTCGCTGGATTGCAAACATCCCATAGTTTTAAACCTGCAAGTTCTATTTCTATGTGGTCAATCGGCTCGGAATCTCGTTTAGTGAGATTTATTTTCTTTACATATTTCTTAATAGACGTGCCGTCAAGCATTATATCCCAGGCTGGAGACACTCTGGTTGTAAGAGTCGGTCTTAGGGAGTTTCTGAGATAATATGGAATGTGAATATGTTCTTCAAGGGTATTTGCAAAAGCAGCTATATAATTAAACGGGTCAGTTATACCGTTTAATAGGGTCACACATTTGCGAAACCCCTCTGAAATCGTCTCAGGGAGGCTAACGTCTTTTGAATTGCCAATCCCCCCGCTTATTCCAAATATCGCCTCTATGCCTGAATCAACCACCTTATTGCCGATATATAAGCCTTTCCAATACCCAGTTGCCAAATCGTTTACAAAATGTAAAATCCGCTCTAAGAGAAGAGGTTGTTTGATAAAGAGCATCGTCAAATCACTGCCCAAAGTGTTATAAACTTGCGGGTAGTTAAGCCCAAGCCCTGAGACAAAGGTTAAAACGTTACTATCTGAAATAGGGCTGTTTATGTTATTTATATACATTTTAGAATCCCCAGTGTCCATAAATTGGGAATCCCTAAGCTCTCCTATATCTGATTTTGAAGCGAAAAGACGAGTATATATAACAATTGTGCTGTCATAAGCTGATGTCGGCGGCGTAAAATCGTTAGCCCAACGTGCTTTATTTGAAACTCGGAACTCATCCATATACCCGATAAAGTTATAAGGGTATGGAGAAGCCCACTGACCAATACTCATAGCACATGCGCTGCCATTTGAAGGGTAAACAGGGATGTAACCACCACTGCGAACTCCGTTTACATAATAATAGATATGGCTGTCGCCAAACCCACGCACAACCGCTATATGCGTCCAACCGTTAAGTGTCACGCCAACTGAACTGCTTACAGCATTAGCATCCCAAGCGCTCCCGTTGCCTTGATTAAAATGGAGATACCCGCTGGTTTGTAAAATATGAAATCTCCAGCCATGATAACTTGTGTCAGTTGCTTTGCTTGCCACAGTCTGATGATTGGCAAAACTTGTGCTACAAACCCAAGCGTCAATAGTGAAATCTCCCGTGCCAAAGTCAAAATCACTTGAGTTAGGTACTGTTAAATAATCACCAGTTCCGTCAAAATATCCGCTTTTGCCTCCGAATTTAGACTGAGTTGCCGATTGCGTAGTATTGCCGTAAGCAGTAATAGTCCGAGCGCTTGCGGAGCTGTCCGTAAAAGACGCACCGCTACCGTCAAAATGGATTAATAGCTTTGTATAAGCGTCATTGCCTGCCATATGTAACTTTCACTCCTTTTGTAAAAAAGTAAGCCACTGTTCTCCTCGTAACATCTGGTTTATTTGCATGTTAACTACATAATTATTTACTTTTTAAAAAGATATGTATGAAAAATCTGATAAAAGCGGGAATTTTTTTTTATGGACTTGTAGTAAAAATTACGGTAGAAATAGTAAAATCAGAGAGCTTTACTTTAGGAGAGGTGTCCGAGCGGCTGAAGGAGCACGACTGGAAATCGTGTGTGGGGCCTAAGAACTTCACCGAGGGTTCAAATCCCTCCCTCTCCGCCATTTTGTTTTCTTGCCATAAAGGAAAGGAGTTAATTTGATACTGAATTATGATATATGAGTTTGTAAAGAGACTGCTTGACGTCTCACTTGGTCTGTTTTTGGTTATCGTTTTGTCTCCGCTGATGCTGTCTATAGCGTTACTGATATGGATGGACGACTCCCGTGGTGGGTTGATCTTTTACCAAAAGAGAATAGGCAAAGGGGGTAAAGAGTTTAATATGTATAAGTTTCGTACTATGGTGACAAATGCCGATGAGATAAAACCATCGTTGTCAAGTGAAGTGGACGGCCCGGTGTTTAAAGTTAAAAACGACCCAAGAGTGACAAAAGTGGGCAGGGTGCTCAGAAAGTGGAGCCTTGATGAGACGCCGCAGTTGTTTAATGTGCTCTTTGGGAACATGACGCTGGTAGGCCCACGTCCGCTTGAGGACAAAGAGATGACTGAAAACATGGAATGGAAAGAAACCAGGCTTAAAGTTAAGCCCGGCATGACCGGTCTTTGGCAGATAAAGGGCAGAGGCACTGGACAATTTGCCGACTGGGTAACGTATGACTGCCAATATGTGCGTGAGAGGTCAATACTTTTGGATTTAAAGATTCTTTTTCTTACCGCAGGAGCGGTGCTTAAACGCAGAGGGGCCTGTTAGTTGTCAAATCAGGTAGTTACTCTCAATGCAGCTCTACGGCAGAATTGCCTCAAAAACCCAGGCAAAGTGTTCATCAGATATCGCCATACTGCAATGACCTATGAAGAGCTCGGATGGCTGGTACTTGGGTTTTCCGAGTTTTTGAAAGAGCTGCAAGTTAAGAAAAATGACAGGATTTGCCTTGTGCTTCCGAGGGTTCCCGAGCTATGTATAACCATGCTTGCTGCTTCAGATATTGGAGCGCTTTGCGTTCCAGTTAATTATACGACAGAAAAACCTGCAGTCACGGCATTTATAAAACACGTCCATCCTAAAGTGACCGTCGT
Coding sequences:
- a CDS encoding LamG domain-containing protein, whose translation is MAGNDAYTKLLIHFDGSGASFTDSSASARTITAYGNTTQSATQSKFGGKSGYFDGTGDYLTVPNSSDFDFGTGDFTIDAWVCSTSFANHQTVASKATDTSYHGWRFHILQTSGYLHFNQGNGSAWDANAVSSSVGVTLNGWTHIAVVRGFGDSHIYYYVNGVRSGGYIPVYPSNGSACAMSIGQWASPYPYNFIGYMDEFRVSNKARWANDFTPPTSAYDSTIVIYTRLFASKSDIGELRDSQFMDTGDSKMYINNINSPISDSNVLTFVSGLGLNYPQVYNTLGSDLTMLFIKQPLLLERILHFVNDLATGYWKGLYIGNKVVDSGIEAIFGISGGIGNSKDVSLPETISEGFRKCVTLLNGITDPFNYIAAFANTLEEHIHIPYYLRNSLRPTLTTRVSPAWDIMLDGTSIKKYVKKINLTKRDSEPIDHIEIELAGLKLWDVCNPATNYGQLRIKFTISPKGDSPIINYEFYLETREKKESATPDGSANINIWGRQKPAILAKGFASKLSDTYYNRYASEIAAEIVGANNYSPLLTWECDDYWISEFSTNDYPIDALIKLAEAIGAIVRTKADGSLTVRSRFPVKPDELVNETVSYAFDRTGIIAMDYAEEQPECSSVTVNINNGGSSEDYSIEAVDSTCAKPGETLQMRVYIPNENAEYDLKVTGDAKASKVGTYSETLDETITLTDGSGSVSKAIYSVNSYTLYTCDGSDKTMDYSAGSKTITPSDDTCSLLEISYETKYDLWNVTSSVSETVALCVVTESSAASSMTVIKGNGSNSANDITNDLITTENQATTVGQLYLYEHYYRRRKFTLDVPYSGAQDGTVASVDDDNSGIYVKGIVREASVEISLSGKDKSPKFKETIVVYGYENDGLL
- a CDS encoding sugar transferase: MIYEFVKRLLDVSLGLFLVIVLSPLMLSIALLIWMDDSRGGLIFYQKRIGKGGKEFNMYKFRTMVTNADEIKPSLSSEVDGPVFKVKNDPRVTKVGRVLRKWSLDETPQLFNVLFGNMTLVGPRPLEDKEMTENMEWKETRLKVKPGMTGLWQIKGRGTGQFADWVTYDCQYVRERSILLDLKILFLTAGAVLKRRGAC